The proteins below come from a single Onychomys torridus chromosome 18, mOncTor1.1, whole genome shotgun sequence genomic window:
- the Atoh7 gene encoding protein atonal homolog 7: MKSACKPHGSPAGARGAPPCAAAAERALPCTGPGRLESAARRRLAANARERRRMQGLNTAFDRLRRVVPQWGQDKKLSKYETLQMALSYIVALTRILAEAERDWVGLRCEQRGRDHPYLPFPGARLQAESDPYGQRLFGFQPEPFPMAS, from the coding sequence ATGAAGTCGGCCTGCAAACCCCACGGCTCCCCGGCGGGAGCGCGCGGCGCGCCTCCGTGCGCCGCTGCGGCCGAGCGCGCGCTCCCGTGCACGGGGCCCGGGCGGCTGGAGAGCGCGGCGCGCAGGCGCCTGGCGGCCAACGCGCGCGAGCGGCGCCGCATGCAAGGGCTGAACACGGCGTTCGACCGGCTGCGCAGGGTGGTGCCGCAGTGGGGCCAGGACAAGAAGCTGTCCAAGTACGAGACGCTGCAGATGGCGCTCAGCTACATCGTGGCGCTCACGCGCATCCTGGCCGAGGCCGAACGGGACTGGGTCGGGCTGCGCTGCGAGCAGCGGGGTCGAGACCACCCCTACCTCCCGTTCCCGGGTGCCAGGCTGCAGGCGGAGTCCGATCCCTACGGCCAGAGGCTCTTCGGCTTCCAGCCCGAGCCCTTCCCCATGGCCAGCTAA